Proteins from a single region of Carassius carassius chromosome 37, fCarCar2.1, whole genome shotgun sequence:
- the LOC132118575 gene encoding alpha-2,8-sialyltransferase 8E-like, with product MALAFLQWIFRLLMALIIFQGVCVMFYFTPNTHSSRDGMTDTLRQMHCAKLRRKFSIIKPAKSIKMESFTRELSDFMSCPYKSNTTEREVNRLSLQIFCNATGSLFLTKRNTAVNQSIPYETSTTDTYTMNETLHSMMPEDFPWSGRRLGRCAVVGSGGILKNSSCGREIDSADFVIRFNLASINDSDVGLKTDLITINPSQIQKEYKNLEESTDPLVERVSVYENTFFIMPAFAYTFCTELSIRALKVLNAIRPQKPMAFFSPFYLQTLDGFWKRRGLNPRRLSTGFMLISTALELCEDVHVYGFWPFYTDLQDNPVPYHYYNLNRPSKRMHKMPEEFVRLLKLHSQGALTLHLQPCSSDTH from the exons ATGGCGTTGGCGTTTCTACAGTGGATCTTCAGGCTGCTGATGGCCCTGATCATctttcagggtgtgtgtgtgatgttttattttacacCCAACACACACTCGTCCAG AGATGGGATGACGGACACTCTTCGGCAGATGCACTGCGCAAAACTCAGACGCAAGTTTTCTATTATAAAACCGGCCAAAAG TATTAAAATGGAGAGTTTCACACGGGAGCTTTCAGATTTCATGAGCTGCCCGTACAAATCAAACACAACGGAGCGGGAGGTCAACAG ACTGAGTCTACAGATTTTCTGTAACGCCACAGGATCGTTATTCCTCACCAAACGAAACACAGCTGTCAATCAGTCCATCCCATATGAGACAAGCACAACAGATACATACACAATGAACGAAACCCTCCACAGCATGATGCCCGAG gatttCCCCTGGAGTGGTCGTCGTCTGGGTCGGTGTGCTGTAGTTGGCAGTGGTGGGATCCTGAAGAATAGCAGCTGTGGACGTGAGATTGACAGCGCAGACTTCGTCATACG gTTTAATTTGGCATCGATTAATGACAGTGATGTTGGGCTGAAGACGGATCTGATAACCATCAACCCCAGTCAGATACAGAAAGA atacAAAAACCTGGAGGAGAGTACAGATCCCCTGGTGGAGCGGGTCAGTGTGTACGAAAACACCTTCTTCATTATGCCCGCCTTTGCCTACACATTCTGCACTGAACTTTCAATCAGAGCTCTTAAAGTCCTTAATGCAATCAGACCACAGAAGCCAATGGCGTTCTTCAGCCCTTTTTACCTGCAGACACTGGACGGTTTCTGGAAGAGGCGGGGCCTGAATCCACGCCGCCTTTCCACTGGGTTTATGTTAATTAGCACGGCGCTGGAACTATGTGAAGACGTGCACGTGTACGGATTCTGGCCATTTTACACCGACCTGCAGGACAATCCCGTTCCGTACCACTATTACAACCTGAACAGACCAAGCAAGCGCATGCACAAAATGCCGGAGGAGTTTGTGCGGCTTCTAAAGCTCCACAGCCAGGGGGCGCTGACACTGCACCTGCAGCCCTGCTCCTCAGACACACACTAG
- the LOC132117803 gene encoding alpha-2,8-sialyltransferase 8E-like, whose product MAFLRWLLRLLTVLIVSHSVCVLFYYTPITHSSREAMRDALQRLHCAKLRRKFSIITDAKSLNMKTFTQELSDFLNCPYKPNMTEQELNRLSLQFFCNATGSLFLTKRNTAVSQSIPYETSATDTYTMNAAIHSMLPEDFPWSGRRLGRCAVVGSGGILKNSSCGREIDSADFVIRFNLALINDSDVGLKTDLITINPTQIQREFNNMEQNPDPLVERVSVYENASLAIPAFAYTFCTGLSIRTLKVLHPIRPQQPVMFFSPIYLRTLDRLWKGRGLKSVRLSSGFMLINTALELCEDVHVYGFWPFGTDLQDNPIPYHYYDQLRPHPYMHKMPEEFVRLLQLHSQGALTLHLQPCSSDTH is encoded by the exons ATGGCGTTTCTCCGGTGGCTCCTCAGGCTGCTGACGGTCCTGATCGtctctcacagtgtgtgtgttttgttttattacacaCCCATCACACACTCGTCCAG AGAAGCGATGAGGGACGCGCTTCAGCGGCTGCACTGCGCTAAACTCAGACGCAAGTTCTCCATCATCACAGACGCAAAAAG TCTGAACATGAAGACTTTCACTCAGGAACTCAGTGATTTCTTAAACTGCCCGTACAAACCCAACATGACCGAGCAGGAGCTCAACAG ATTGAGTCTGCAGTTTTTCTGTAACGCCACAGGATCGTTATTCCTCACCAAACGAAACACAGCCGTCAGTCAGTCCATCCCATATGAGACCAGCGCAACAGATACATACACAATGAATGCAGCCATCCACAGCATGCtgcctgag gatttCCCCTGGAGTGGTCGTCGTCTGGGTCGGTGTGCTGTAGTTGGCAGTGGTGGGATCCTGAAGAACAGCAGCTGTGGACGTGAGATTGACAGCGCAGACTTCGTCATACG gTTTAATTTGGCGTTGATTAATGACAGTGATGTTGGGCTGAAGACGGATCTGATAACCATCAACCCCACTCAGATTCAGAGAGA ATTTAACAACATGGAGCAGAATCCGGATCCGCTGGTGGAGCGGGTCAGTGTGTACGAAAACGCATCCCTCGCTATTCCTGCCTTTGCCTACACATTCTGCACTGGACTGTCCATCAGAACTCTCAAAGTCCTCCATCCAATCAGACCCCAGCAGCCGGTGATGTTCTTCAGCCCCATTTACCTGCGGACACTGGACCGTTTATGGAAGGGGCGTGGCCTGAAGTCAGTCCGCCTCTCCTCTGGGTTTATGCTAATTAACACAGCGCTGGAACTGTGTGAGGACGTGCACGTGTACGGATTCTGGCCATTCGGCACTGATCTGCAGGACAATCCCATTCCGTACCATTATTATGACCAGTTGCGTCCGCACCCCTACATGCACAAAATGCCGGAGGAGTTTGTGCGGCTTCTGCAGCTGCACAGCCAGGGGGCGCTGACACTGCACCTGCAGCCCTGCTCCTCAGACACACATTGA